A window from Candidatus Binataceae bacterium encodes these proteins:
- the mtgA gene encoding monofunctional biosynthetic peptidoglycan transglycosylase: protein MSAALANRTRIASISRLRAGPRAKKVLLIACAVSLAPLLPLAVLRFVPPPITPLMIIRAHDGYRIERQWVSLRAIAQPLRRAAIYAEDNRFCEETSGIDFDALDQAVGVWFEGKRPHGASTITMQTARNLFLWPGRSYLRKLIELWITPQIAILWPRQRVLEVYLNIAEFGPAIFGVQAAARHYFGKDASQLSVIEATRLIAVLPDPLHRTPATLAPHVLRGAQLATLPVFEGDSEFECGNP from the coding sequence ATGAGTGCTGCGCTCGCGAATCGCACTCGCATCGCATCCATTTCGAGGTTGCGCGCAGGCCCGCGCGCTAAAAAGGTTCTTTTAATCGCCTGCGCGGTGTCGCTGGCGCCGCTTCTTCCGCTCGCTGTTCTTCGTTTCGTTCCTCCGCCGATTACGCCCTTGATGATCATCAGGGCGCATGACGGCTACCGCATCGAACGGCAGTGGGTGAGCCTTCGCGCTATTGCGCAGCCGCTTCGAAGAGCGGCGATTTATGCGGAAGACAATCGATTTTGCGAGGAGACTTCGGGCATCGATTTCGACGCACTCGATCAGGCAGTGGGTGTCTGGTTCGAGGGAAAACGTCCACACGGTGCCAGCACGATTACGATGCAGACCGCGCGCAATCTATTTCTGTGGCCGGGCCGTAGCTACCTGCGCAAACTCATCGAACTCTGGATCACCCCGCAGATCGCGATACTGTGGCCCAGGCAGCGCGTGCTCGAGGTCTATCTCAACATCGCGGAATTCGGTCCTGCTATATTCGGTGTGCAAGCCGCGGCGCGGCATTACTTTGGCAAGGACGCGTCACAATTAAGCGTGATCGAAGCGACCAGGCTAATCGCGGTCCTGCCCGATCCTCTTCATCGAACACCCGCGACGTTGGCTCCGCATGTATTGCGAGGGGCTCAACTGGCAACGCTTCCGGTTTTCGAAGGCGATTCTGAATTCGAGTGCGGAAATCCGTGA